In Musa acuminata AAA Group cultivar baxijiao chromosome BXJ3-9, Cavendish_Baxijiao_AAA, whole genome shotgun sequence, a single genomic region encodes these proteins:
- the LOC135648863 gene encoding serine/threonine-protein kinase STY17-like, with protein sequence MKHSRPTNTKRSTFWFSSLLFPSLCFGFEEQKGMSSEQDDQQRRGCCSSSLAGFFSVLSESQHTSMPRLDKKINELKEEVRRQKELKETYKARLERTQDYLRYCLEVAKENGFLHHISGDQESTLPTQTDHQQPSLQAVDVVPSDPRLAAVMDQAKLNGWYVEPEEIELHEQIGRGTTADIYRGTWRGLGVAIKWIHPSVFDANGSGQAWFAQELHTLSRQRHPYVLHLMGACFHTPQKGWLVTELLSGKTLAEWLHGHKERRRGRSVPLPRLAERIEKGLEVAMALLYLHQQKPRVIHRDLKPSNILLDAATHARVTDFGHARLLADGEQALTGEMGTFVYMAPEVIRCEPYTERCDVYSFGIILNELITGEHPYIETSFGPAKIALEVSEGRLRPKLPEHDHECRELTELICCSWSDDASARPSFAAINLALRKIIDKLK encoded by the exons ATGAAGCATTCTCGTCCAACGAATACAAAAAGATCCACTTTCTGgttctcctctctcctctttccttctcTTTGCTTCGGTTTCGAGGAACAGAAAGGTATGAGTTCTGAGCAGGATGACCAGCAACGTCGCGGCTGTTGCAGTAGTAGCCTCGCCGGTTTCTTTTCTGTTCTCTCGGAGTCTCAGCACACAAGCATGCCAAGACTCGATAAGAAG ATTAATGAGCTCAAAGAGGAGGTTCGACGACAGAAAGAGCTCAAGGAGACCTACAAAGCCCGGCTTGAGAGGACGCAGGATTATCTCCGGTACTGTCTAGAGGTGGCAAAGGAGAATGGATTCTTGCACCACATATCCGGCGATCAAGAAAGCACTCTCCCCACGCAAACCGACCATCAGCAGCCAAGTTTACAGGCAGTGGATGTGGTGCCGAGTGACCCTCGTTTGGCCGCCGTGATGGATCAAGCTAAGCTGAATGGTTGGTACGTTGAACCGGAGGAG ATAGAGTTGCATGAACAAATTGGTAGAGGAACTACTGCCGATATATACCGAGGGACATGGAGAGGGCTTGGTGTTGCCATCAAATGGATTCACCCCAGCGTCTTCGATGCCAACGGAAGCGGCCAAGCCTGGTTCGCCCAAGAACTCCACACTCTGTCACGCCAACGCCATCCCTACGTGCTGCATCTCATGGGCGCATGCTTCCACACGCCACAAAAAGGATGGCTGGTCACCGAGCTGTTGAGTGGGAAGACGTTAGCGGAATGGCTGCATGGGCACAAGGAGAGGCGAAGAGGACGGTCTGTGCCTCTTCCTCGTCTGGCGGAAAGGATAGAGAAGGGACTGGAGGTCGCCATGGCGCTGCTGTATCTTCACCAACAGAAGCCCAGGGTCATCCACAGGGATCTCAAACCAAGCAACATACTTTTGGACGCTGCTACGCACGCTCGAGTCACGGATTTTGGACATGCTCGGCTTCTTGCTGACGGAGAGCAAGCTCTCACCGGTGAAATGG GGACTTTCGTGTACATGGCTCCTGAGGTAATCCGTTGTGAACCCTATACGGAGAGATGTGATGTTTATAGTTTTGGCATCATACTGAATGAGCTGATCACCGGTGAGCATCCCTACATAGAGACGAGCTTTGGTCCCGCTAAG ATTGCGCTAGAGGTGAGTGAAGGCAGGCTTCGGCCAAAGCTGCCCGAGCATGATCATGAATGCAGAGAGCTCACAGAGCTTATATGCTGTTCTTGGAGCGATGATGCTTCAGCTAGACCCTCCTTTGCAGCGATCAACTTGGCTCTTAGGAAGATCATTGACAAGTTAAAGTAG
- the LOC135648428 gene encoding replication protein A 70 kDa DNA-binding subunit A-like isoform X1: MAARLTANAIAAVNGGDLDLKPVVQVLDLKRIAEPQERYRALVSDGSAAQKALLAVKFNEAAKSGAVRSGSVVQLLEYVCSTVKNQRIIVILEMKIIIRDCETIGNRKLHPEFASETLDLSSSSNFANSRVQSLVPAAKLVSSSAMNSGNKVQNFNVQSVYRPPSNYKSYGSIMKNEAPARVIPIAALNPYQGRWAIKARVTAKGDIRRYNNAKGDGKVFSFDLLDSDGGEIRATCFNAVVDRFYEAVEVGKIYLISKGSLKPAQKNFNHLNNQWEIFLESTTTLECCPDEDSSIPTQHFNFRQIIDIENAENNSIIDIIGIVESINPSMTILRKNGMETQRRILNLKDVSGRSVELTLWGDFCNREGRQLQEKLGSGLFPALAVKAGKVSDFSGKSVGTISSTQLFIDPDLPETYILREWFDGGGKDASSHSISKDMMPGLALNDSRKTVSQIKDEGLGRGNKPDWVTVKATISFIKTDNFCYTACPLLIGDRPCNKKVTKLASGNWCCDRCSKEFEECDYRYLLQAQVQDHTGVTWVTAFQESGEEIIGCSAKELNQLKHQEHDDKKFGDIIRRCLFEQYLFRLKIKEEHYGEEQRVKITVVKTDTVNPSMESKYLLDLIGKLCT, encoded by the exons ATGGCGGCGCGGTTGACGGCGAACGCGATCGCGGCGGTGAACGGTGGCGATCTCGACCTGAAGCCTGTAGTGCAGGTGCTGGATTTGAAGCGGATAGCTGAGCCGCAGGAGCGGTACCGGGCGCTGGTGTCCGACGGCTCCGCGGCGCAGAAAGCGCTGCTGGCTGTCAAATTCAATGAGGCCGCAAAGAGCGGCGCGGTGAGGAGTGGGTCCGTCGTCCAGTTGCTGGAGTACGTTTGCAGCACCGTCAAGAACCAGAG GATCATTGTCATTTTGGAAATGAAGATTATAATTAGAGATTGTGAGACTATTGGGAATCGCAAACTACATCCAGAATTTGCATCAGAGACTCTTGACTTATCATCTAGTAGCAATTTTGCGAATTCAAGAGTTCAGTCACTAGTCCCGGCTGCAAAACTTGTTTCCAGCTCAGCAATGAACTCTGGCAACAAAGTCCAGAACTTCAATGTGCAATCCGTCTATCGGCCTCCATCCAATTACAAGAGCTATGGGTCAATCATGAAAAATGAAGCACCTGCTAGGGTAATTCCGATAGCTGCTCTAAATCCTTATCAGGGGCGATGGGCCATCAAAGCAAGAGTGACAGCCAAAGGAGACATCCGGCGATATAATAATGCTAAGGGAGATGGCAAAGTGTTCTCCTTTGATCTCCTTGATTCAGATGGAGGAGAGATACGTGCAACTTGTTTCAACGCTGTTGTTGACCGGTTCTATGAAGCTGTGGAGGTTGGAAAGATTTACCTAATTTCAAAGGGAAGCTTAAAACCTGCGCAGAAGAACTTTAACCACCTCAACAATCAATGGGAAATATTTTTGGAGTCGACAACAACTTTGGAGTGTTGTCCAGATGAAGACAGCTCTATTCCAACACAACATTTTAATTTCAGACAAATCATTGATATAGAGAATGCAGAGAACAATTCAATCATCGATATTATTGGGATTGTTGAATCTATTAACCCTTCGATGACAATACTGAGGAAGAATGGTATGGAAACACAAAGAAGAATTCTTAATTTGAAGGATGTGTCTGGTCGAAGTGTTGAGCTAACTTTATGGGGAGACTTCTGCAACAGAGAAGGTAGACAACTACAGGAGAAGCTTGGTTCTGGTTTATTCCCTGCATTAGCTGTGAAGGCAGGAAAGGTTAGTGACTTCAGTGGTAAGTCAGTTGGCACAATTTCTTCCACCCAACTCTTTATAGATCCTGATCTTCCTGAGACTTATATCTTGAGAGAATGGTTTGATGGAGGAGGAAAGGATGCTTCCAGCCACTCCATTTCTAAAGATATGATGCCTGGGCTTGCTTTAAATGATAGCCGGAAGACCGTGTCTCAGATCAAAGATGAGGGTCTTGGAAGGGGGAATAAGCCTGACTGGGTGACTGTCAAAGCCACCATCTCATTCATCAAGACAGATAATTTCTGTTACACAGCTTGTCCTTTACTAATTGGTGATAGGCCATGTAATAAGAAGGTGACAAAGCTTGCTAGTGGGAACTGGTGCTGTGATAGATGTTCTAAAGAATTTGAAGAATGTGATTATCGGTATCTTCTTCAGGCACAAGTGCAGGACCATACAGGAGTGACTTGGGTGACAGCCTTCCAGGAGTCTGGAGAGGAGATCATTGGTTGCTCCGCGAAGGAGCTCAATCAGCTAAAACATCAAGAGCATGATGATAAAaagtttggagacatcattcggcGTTGCCTCTTTGAGCAGTACCTATTTAGGCTCAAAATCAAGGAAGAACACTATGGTGAAGAGCAGCGAGTGAAAATAACTGTTGTGAAGACAGACACAGTTAATCCTTCCATGGAGAGCAAATACCTGCTTGACTTGATTGGAAAGCTCTGTACATAA
- the LOC135648428 gene encoding replication protein A 70 kDa DNA-binding subunit A-like isoform X2, protein MKIIIRDCETIGNRKLHPEFASETLDLSSSSNFANSRVQSLVPAAKLVSSSAMNSGNKVQNFNVQSVYRPPSNYKSYGSIMKNEAPARVIPIAALNPYQGRWAIKARVTAKGDIRRYNNAKGDGKVFSFDLLDSDGGEIRATCFNAVVDRFYEAVEVGKIYLISKGSLKPAQKNFNHLNNQWEIFLESTTTLECCPDEDSSIPTQHFNFRQIIDIENAENNSIIDIIGIVESINPSMTILRKNGMETQRRILNLKDVSGRSVELTLWGDFCNREGRQLQEKLGSGLFPALAVKAGKVSDFSGKSVGTISSTQLFIDPDLPETYILREWFDGGGKDASSHSISKDMMPGLALNDSRKTVSQIKDEGLGRGNKPDWVTVKATISFIKTDNFCYTACPLLIGDRPCNKKVTKLASGNWCCDRCSKEFEECDYRYLLQAQVQDHTGVTWVTAFQESGEEIIGCSAKELNQLKHQEHDDKKFGDIIRRCLFEQYLFRLKIKEEHYGEEQRVKITVVKTDTVNPSMESKYLLDLIGKLCT, encoded by the coding sequence ATGAAGATTATAATTAGAGATTGTGAGACTATTGGGAATCGCAAACTACATCCAGAATTTGCATCAGAGACTCTTGACTTATCATCTAGTAGCAATTTTGCGAATTCAAGAGTTCAGTCACTAGTCCCGGCTGCAAAACTTGTTTCCAGCTCAGCAATGAACTCTGGCAACAAAGTCCAGAACTTCAATGTGCAATCCGTCTATCGGCCTCCATCCAATTACAAGAGCTATGGGTCAATCATGAAAAATGAAGCACCTGCTAGGGTAATTCCGATAGCTGCTCTAAATCCTTATCAGGGGCGATGGGCCATCAAAGCAAGAGTGACAGCCAAAGGAGACATCCGGCGATATAATAATGCTAAGGGAGATGGCAAAGTGTTCTCCTTTGATCTCCTTGATTCAGATGGAGGAGAGATACGTGCAACTTGTTTCAACGCTGTTGTTGACCGGTTCTATGAAGCTGTGGAGGTTGGAAAGATTTACCTAATTTCAAAGGGAAGCTTAAAACCTGCGCAGAAGAACTTTAACCACCTCAACAATCAATGGGAAATATTTTTGGAGTCGACAACAACTTTGGAGTGTTGTCCAGATGAAGACAGCTCTATTCCAACACAACATTTTAATTTCAGACAAATCATTGATATAGAGAATGCAGAGAACAATTCAATCATCGATATTATTGGGATTGTTGAATCTATTAACCCTTCGATGACAATACTGAGGAAGAATGGTATGGAAACACAAAGAAGAATTCTTAATTTGAAGGATGTGTCTGGTCGAAGTGTTGAGCTAACTTTATGGGGAGACTTCTGCAACAGAGAAGGTAGACAACTACAGGAGAAGCTTGGTTCTGGTTTATTCCCTGCATTAGCTGTGAAGGCAGGAAAGGTTAGTGACTTCAGTGGTAAGTCAGTTGGCACAATTTCTTCCACCCAACTCTTTATAGATCCTGATCTTCCTGAGACTTATATCTTGAGAGAATGGTTTGATGGAGGAGGAAAGGATGCTTCCAGCCACTCCATTTCTAAAGATATGATGCCTGGGCTTGCTTTAAATGATAGCCGGAAGACCGTGTCTCAGATCAAAGATGAGGGTCTTGGAAGGGGGAATAAGCCTGACTGGGTGACTGTCAAAGCCACCATCTCATTCATCAAGACAGATAATTTCTGTTACACAGCTTGTCCTTTACTAATTGGTGATAGGCCATGTAATAAGAAGGTGACAAAGCTTGCTAGTGGGAACTGGTGCTGTGATAGATGTTCTAAAGAATTTGAAGAATGTGATTATCGGTATCTTCTTCAGGCACAAGTGCAGGACCATACAGGAGTGACTTGGGTGACAGCCTTCCAGGAGTCTGGAGAGGAGATCATTGGTTGCTCCGCGAAGGAGCTCAATCAGCTAAAACATCAAGAGCATGATGATAAAaagtttggagacatcattcggcGTTGCCTCTTTGAGCAGTACCTATTTAGGCTCAAAATCAAGGAAGAACACTATGGTGAAGAGCAGCGAGTGAAAATAACTGTTGTGAAGACAGACACAGTTAATCCTTCCATGGAGAGCAAATACCTGCTTGACTTGATTGGAAAGCTCTGTACATAA